From Synechococcus sp. A10-1-5-1, a single genomic window includes:
- a CDS encoding glutamate-5-semialdehyde dehydrogenase, translating into MALGRCSDQERRQAVLAMADALEAEAGQIVAANAADLEAAAADGLAPALVARLKLDAKKLAGAIDGVRQVAQLPDPVGVRQMHRELDSGLVLERLSVPLGVLGVIFEARPDAVMQIASLAIRSGNGAILKGGREANRSCTAILSALRAGLTASAVSPQALELLTSREESLALLKLDGLVDLIIPRGSNALVRFIQDNTRIPVLGHADGVCHLYVDQEVDVAQALRIALDAKTQYPAACNAIETLLLHRASAAAFLEQALPAFAQAGVELRGDASSQSLGVPNAASEEDWRTEYSDLILSVRVVDDLQQALDHIARNGSRHTECICTSNGSTAETFLRSVDSAGVYHNCSTRFADGFRYGFGAEVGISTQTLPPRGPVGLEGLVTYRYLLRGDGHIAADYASGARNFSHRDCPL; encoded by the coding sequence ATGGCCTTGGGGCGTTGCAGTGATCAAGAGCGGCGGCAGGCGGTCCTGGCCATGGCCGATGCCCTCGAAGCCGAGGCCGGCCAGATCGTGGCGGCCAATGCAGCTGATCTGGAGGCCGCGGCAGCCGATGGTCTGGCTCCGGCGTTGGTGGCCAGGCTGAAGCTGGATGCCAAGAAGTTGGCTGGGGCCATTGACGGGGTGCGTCAGGTGGCCCAGCTGCCCGATCCGGTGGGCGTTCGCCAAATGCACAGAGAGTTGGATTCCGGCTTGGTGCTGGAGCGACTCAGCGTTCCCCTTGGAGTCTTGGGGGTGATTTTTGAAGCCCGCCCTGATGCGGTCATGCAAATCGCCTCGTTGGCGATTCGCTCTGGCAACGGCGCCATTCTCAAAGGGGGCCGGGAGGCCAACCGCAGCTGCACCGCCATCCTCTCGGCACTTCGCGCCGGATTGACGGCCTCAGCCGTCTCCCCCCAGGCCTTGGAGTTGTTGACCTCCCGTGAAGAAAGCTTGGCCTTGCTCAAGCTGGATGGACTGGTGGATTTGATCATCCCCCGTGGTTCCAATGCGCTAGTGCGCTTCATTCAGGACAACACCCGCATCCCTGTCCTGGGTCACGCCGATGGGGTCTGCCATTTGTATGTCGATCAGGAGGTCGATGTCGCCCAGGCGCTCCGGATTGCCCTGGACGCCAAAACCCAATACCCAGCCGCGTGCAACGCGATTGAGACCCTGCTGCTCCACCGGGCTAGTGCCGCAGCCTTCCTGGAGCAGGCGTTGCCGGCCTTTGCCCAGGCTGGTGTGGAGTTGCGTGGGGATGCGAGCAGCCAGTCCTTGGGTGTCCCCAATGCGGCCAGTGAGGAGGATTGGCGAACGGAGTATTCCGATTTGATTCTTTCGGTGCGGGTCGTGGATGACCTGCAGCAGGCCCTGGATCACATCGCCCGCAACGGCTCTCGGCACACGGAGTGCATCTGCACCTCCAACGGCTCGACGGCGGAGACGTTCCTACGCAGTGTGGACAGCGCCGGTGTCTATCACAACTGCTCCACCCGGTTCGCCGATGGCTTCCGCTACGGCTTTGGAGCTGAGGTTGGCATCAGCACCCAAACCCTCCCGCCTCGCGGTCCCGTGGGTCTGGAGGGTCTGGTGACCTATCGCTACCTGTTGCGTGGTGATGGTCATATCGCGGCTGACTACGCCTCAGGGGCCCGCAACTTCAGCCATCGCGATTGCCCCTTGTGA
- a CDS encoding triacylglycerol lipase produces the protein MSERPLVLIHGLWDTPRLFGRLEQMLLEREPDLELFAPHLPHRLGATPIRQLARKLDGVIRERFGSETCLDLFGFSMGGVIARTWLQEWGGARRTRRFVCLGSPQQGTLTAQLIPSWPLAGIADMKIGSALLRDLDVGRDQLDGLQCVSLYSRTDITVFPGWRAVLPQGPRQALPVWTHRQLIANPRAAAVVADVLLAP, from the coding sequence ATGTCAGAGCGTCCTCTGGTGCTGATCCATGGGCTGTGGGATACCCCTCGCCTCTTTGGGCGACTCGAGCAGATGTTGCTGGAGCGCGAACCAGATTTAGAGCTCTTTGCTCCCCACTTGCCCCATCGCCTGGGGGCGACCCCGATTCGACAGCTCGCCCGTAAACTGGACGGGGTGATTCGGGAGCGCTTTGGCAGCGAGACCTGCCTCGACCTGTTTGGGTTTTCGATGGGTGGGGTGATTGCCCGCACCTGGTTGCAGGAGTGGGGTGGGGCACGACGGACCCGCCGCTTTGTCTGTTTGGGGAGTCCTCAGCAGGGCACCTTGACGGCCCAGTTGATTCCGAGTTGGCCATTGGCGGGCATTGCCGACATGAAGATCGGAAGCGCACTTCTGCGTGATCTGGATGTAGGGCGTGATCAATTGGATGGCTTGCAGTGCGTGAGTTTGTACAGCCGCACGGACATCACGGTCTTTCCAGGTTGGCGAGCGGTTCTCCCCCAGGGGCCGCGGCAGGCCCTGCCCGTTTGGACGCATCGCCAACTGATCGCTAACCCGCGCGCCGCAGCGGTAGTGGCTGATGTTTTGCTCGCTCCTTAA
- a CDS encoding ROK family protein gives MSQLIGVDVGGTAIKLGRFSTDGELLAELECPTPQPAMPGGVVTAIVEAVAVLDPDRLASRVGVGLPGPMDAEARVARVCINLPGWQQIPLAEWLEPQLQRRVTLANDGNCALMGEAWRGAAVGYRDVLLLTLGTGVGGGVLLNGQLFSGHGGAAAEPGLISVDPEGPPCNSGNRGSLEQHCSISGLRRLMDVEPQKLDQLARIGDPEALAAWRDYGRWLGVGLSSLIYVLTPQLVLIGGGLSAATDHFLPSALAEVEQRVQAESRQGLEIRRAQLGNGAGRLGAARLALERLRV, from the coding sequence ATGAGCCAACTGATCGGAGTGGATGTGGGTGGCACCGCCATCAAGCTCGGGCGCTTCTCAACCGATGGTGAGTTGCTGGCCGAGTTGGAATGCCCTACCCCGCAGCCGGCCATGCCCGGGGGGGTGGTGACGGCCATCGTTGAGGCCGTCGCTGTCCTCGATCCCGATCGATTGGCCTCCAGGGTTGGAGTTGGCTTGCCCGGACCGATGGATGCTGAGGCGCGGGTGGCTCGGGTCTGCATCAACCTGCCGGGCTGGCAGCAGATTCCCCTGGCGGAGTGGCTCGAGCCGCAACTCCAGCGGCGCGTCACCCTCGCCAATGACGGGAACTGTGCCCTGATGGGGGAGGCCTGGAGAGGGGCCGCTGTGGGGTATCGCGACGTGTTGCTGCTCACCTTGGGAACCGGTGTGGGTGGTGGGGTCCTCCTGAACGGTCAACTGTTCAGCGGCCACGGCGGCGCGGCGGCTGAGCCCGGGCTCATCAGCGTCGATCCTGAGGGCCCTCCCTGCAACAGCGGCAACCGAGGCTCATTGGAGCAGCACTGCAGTATCTCGGGCTTACGTCGGCTGATGGATGTTGAGCCACAGAAGCTCGATCAGCTGGCCCGTATTGGTGACCCTGAGGCTCTGGCGGCCTGGCGTGACTACGGCCGTTGGCTTGGGGTCGGACTGAGTTCGCTGATCTATGTCCTCACACCCCAGCTGGTCTTGATCGGGGGGGGGCTGAGTGCCGCCACTGATCATTTCTTGCCCAGCGCCCTGGCGGAGGTGGAGCAACGGGTGCAGGCCGAAAGCCGCCAGGGCCTTGAGATTCGCCGTGCTCAGCTCGGGAACGGTGCTGGGCGGCTGGGGGCAGCACGCTTGGCCTTGGAGCGCCTTCGCGTTTGA
- a CDS encoding translocation/assembly module TamB domain-containing protein, with product MRPSQPPRPTGPARRRRNPRTRGPAASSLPALLAAAGIALTWFGLDRVAAWQYDLRKPWLELLASRAMGHPLELGPYRGLRPLGLAAGGSRFKPGIDNPSTIDAESVAVAFDPLRSLLTRSWVLQFQIHRARVDLRRNSQGSLWQLGRIPPGAEPPPLILRYGLSGGPAQVRLHPAKGASTSVALDGSLAVDLRRRRLETALQIRPGGGGQLHIDARNDWQSKRLRLQLQPQALKLSDLVRLLPGGVKADLSGDLNGRLRFERTASIDRCQGQLQLNQLRWAPGASVDPVRSARFDLRCSPQGLRLASSPLLWGSWRGQLQGELPLIGARSNQLQLRLQAREPKAGHRFKAELAGRLPQLHLQLDGQLEGLALANQPPLPLQLQAKALLRNRKGFDAILERLVLRQGGGELVASGSLWPRLQLRSQRLALGRRQQQDWGTLLGSTKDLQLQLQQRGDWSQPQLSLDVEQPNNPLLGSIRSRLTWRPSALRLETFASPYLSAQGQLPLQGTPMRLDLDLRRFPLERLSPLVGTALRGRLSATGTIQGPLQRLSPDLSLRAEAPGFGLIGLEESWVGQLQGLPKGGTRLRLQVQDTTVPGTVQAVLDPRWWPTTVNLTRAGGSLAFSGTNQRYRWSARRFPLSGFDLALWPSAAHQPLSGYLSGQGALAMKPLALDGELRVDQPQLLGVFGRSLQAKAEISQRRFRFDGQWAALGFGTVGIQLKGQQAGPLWLRLEARQLQSQTLQEILAAVPQWGGLPLAPSGRAFDLGTLVFNTQGFSLGDQLTALAQAQRQRQRAQSAQRQAELQDLRGVFDADFTLRGPSADRLFVDLAAKGHLWLQGSDRDLALTDQPTVVRLHGPLNQGGDFELAYLPLALLALVAPVPDGLRGSLSSRGTYRLGGPDQRPAFELNLALQDGSLNGERLALERGDLKLQDDRLELDWVLRGGGSTEVVDLRGKVPLLASSDDLELRIGSRGDGLRFLTALSGSAVQWKQGSADLELLVRGSLLEPVANGFLRFGNGVLQLADQTVRDLDAVVLFDFSSLELQALTARVGKKGELSGSGDLNLFSPTDGPQPRQLSLTFKQVPFKLARMAAVADGTVEIGGSLLRPVLGGELALSHGALNVQPGELATEEAPSKATSLPALLESKWDFSKPLLVMGRQLESSSSQDLRAALPNLGLVSFERFRLRFGRDLRVEVPNVLNFGAGGFLTLNGPLDPDIQISGVVRLLRGRLGLFTTTFSLDPDAPNVAVFTPSLGLIPYVDIVLRTRVSDTLSAFGDGNRSTIYDWNTYGSFSNSSLTPNSFDQLQLVRVRLEVTGPADQLMDNIRLTSTPPLPEDRLLALIGGNSLVGLAGGNAGAAVATVVGQSLLSPLVGSLTELLGQRLTFAIYPAYVLPTNYDVDSNRSGQVPSQLVPVTDIGLDVTERFNASVLAAPNRSDIPPQLTLGYQAKPWLGLQTSIDAEARWQTQMQVFFRF from the coding sequence TTGCGGCCTTCTCAGCCCCCGAGACCCACGGGCCCAGCGCGCCGCCGAAGGAATCCCAGAACGCGCGGCCCCGCGGCCTCTTCCCTGCCTGCCCTGCTGGCGGCTGCGGGAATCGCGCTGACTTGGTTTGGCCTCGACCGGGTCGCGGCCTGGCAATACGACCTGCGCAAACCCTGGCTCGAGTTGTTGGCGAGTCGCGCCATGGGCCATCCCCTGGAGTTGGGGCCTTACCGCGGCTTGCGTCCCCTGGGTTTGGCCGCCGGCGGCAGTCGCTTTAAGCCCGGAATCGACAACCCGTCCACGATTGATGCGGAATCGGTTGCGGTGGCATTCGATCCGCTGCGCAGCCTCTTAACCCGCAGCTGGGTCCTTCAGTTTCAGATCCATCGCGCCCGCGTCGACTTGCGGCGCAACAGCCAAGGTTCCCTCTGGCAGCTCGGGCGCATTCCCCCCGGCGCTGAGCCGCCGCCGCTCATCCTTCGCTATGGCCTCAGCGGTGGGCCTGCCCAGGTCCGTCTGCACCCGGCCAAGGGCGCTTCTACATCGGTGGCTTTGGACGGATCCCTGGCGGTTGATTTGCGCCGCCGCCGCCTGGAGACCGCACTTCAGATCAGGCCTGGCGGTGGTGGTCAGCTGCACATCGATGCCCGCAATGACTGGCAGAGCAAACGCTTGCGCTTGCAGCTACAGCCGCAAGCGCTGAAGCTCTCAGACCTGGTGCGGTTGCTGCCCGGGGGCGTCAAGGCTGATCTCAGTGGCGACCTCAATGGCCGTTTGCGCTTTGAACGCACGGCCTCCATTGACCGCTGTCAGGGTCAGCTTCAGCTCAATCAGCTGCGCTGGGCGCCTGGAGCATCTGTTGATCCCGTGCGGTCCGCTCGCTTTGACCTGCGCTGTAGTCCCCAGGGTCTTCGCTTGGCGTCTTCACCCCTGCTGTGGGGCAGTTGGCGCGGGCAATTGCAGGGAGAGCTGCCCTTGATTGGTGCGCGGTCTAATCAGCTTCAGCTGCGACTCCAAGCCCGTGAACCCAAGGCGGGCCATCGCTTCAAAGCGGAGCTGGCGGGCCGGTTGCCTCAGCTCCATCTTCAGCTCGACGGACAGCTGGAGGGGTTGGCCTTGGCCAACCAACCGCCTCTGCCACTGCAGCTCCAGGCCAAAGCCCTGTTGCGAAACCGAAAGGGCTTTGACGCCATTTTGGAGCGGCTGGTGCTTCGACAGGGTGGAGGCGAGCTGGTGGCCAGCGGATCGCTTTGGCCCAGGCTTCAGCTCCGTAGTCAGCGCCTGGCGCTGGGCCGCCGTCAGCAGCAGGACTGGGGCACGCTCTTGGGCTCCACCAAGGACCTTCAACTTCAGCTTCAGCAAAGGGGCGATTGGAGTCAGCCCCAGCTGAGCCTGGACGTTGAGCAACCGAACAATCCGCTGCTGGGTTCGATTCGATCGCGGCTGACCTGGCGTCCTTCTGCCCTGCGACTGGAGACCTTCGCCTCCCCTTATTTGTCGGCCCAGGGCCAGTTGCCGCTGCAGGGCACGCCCATGCGCCTTGACCTGGATCTGCGGCGCTTTCCCCTTGAGCGCCTCTCGCCGTTGGTTGGGACCGCGCTGCGCGGACGACTCAGCGCGACAGGAACTATTCAAGGACCCCTGCAACGGCTCAGTCCTGATCTGAGCCTGCGGGCTGAGGCACCTGGTTTTGGTCTGATCGGCCTTGAGGAAAGCTGGGTTGGTCAACTCCAGGGCCTGCCGAAGGGAGGGACCCGTCTCCGCCTGCAGGTTCAGGACACCACGGTCCCGGGAACCGTGCAGGCGGTGCTGGATCCCCGTTGGTGGCCCACCACGGTCAACCTGACGCGGGCTGGGGGCTCCCTCGCCTTCAGCGGAACCAACCAGCGTTACCGCTGGAGTGCCAGGCGTTTCCCCCTCTCGGGCTTTGACCTGGCCCTTTGGCCTTCAGCCGCTCACCAACCCCTCTCTGGCTATCTCAGTGGTCAAGGGGCCTTGGCCATGAAGCCCCTAGCCCTCGATGGTGAGCTTCGGGTTGATCAACCCCAGCTCTTGGGGGTCTTTGGGCGGTCGCTCCAAGCCAAAGCGGAGATCAGCCAGCGCCGCTTCCGTTTCGATGGTCAGTGGGCGGCCCTGGGCTTTGGAACGGTAGGGATTCAGCTCAAAGGTCAACAGGCTGGTCCGCTTTGGCTGCGTCTGGAAGCGCGCCAACTCCAATCGCAAACCCTGCAGGAGATCCTGGCTGCCGTTCCCCAATGGGGCGGCTTGCCCCTGGCTCCATCGGGTCGTGCCTTCGACCTGGGCACGCTGGTCTTCAACACCCAGGGGTTCTCCCTGGGGGATCAGTTGACGGCCTTGGCGCAAGCTCAGCGTCAACGCCAACGGGCCCAATCCGCGCAGCGTCAAGCCGAGCTGCAGGACCTACGTGGTGTCTTCGATGCCGACTTCACCCTGAGGGGGCCATCAGCGGATCGATTGTTTGTTGATCTGGCAGCGAAGGGACACCTTTGGCTGCAGGGATCAGACCGTGACCTGGCTTTGACGGATCAGCCCACAGTCGTGCGGCTCCATGGGCCCCTCAACCAAGGGGGGGACTTTGAGCTGGCCTATCTGCCCCTGGCGCTGTTGGCCTTGGTGGCCCCCGTTCCCGATGGGTTGCGCGGTTCGCTCTCCAGTCGCGGCACCTATCGCCTTGGCGGCCCAGATCAACGCCCGGCATTTGAGCTGAACCTGGCCCTACAAGATGGCTCCCTCAATGGGGAGCGCTTGGCTTTAGAGCGCGGCGACCTCAAGCTTCAGGACGATCGGCTTGAGCTCGATTGGGTTCTGCGCGGAGGTGGTTCGACGGAGGTCGTCGATCTGCGCGGCAAGGTTCCCCTGCTGGCTTCGTCGGACGATCTCGAATTACGGATTGGTAGCCGCGGCGATGGCCTGCGCTTCCTCACCGCTCTCTCGGGTTCAGCGGTTCAGTGGAAGCAGGGGAGTGCCGACCTGGAGCTGCTGGTGCGCGGCTCGTTGCTGGAGCCGGTGGCCAACGGCTTCCTGCGTTTCGGCAATGGAGTGTTGCAACTGGCGGATCAGACGGTTCGCGATCTCGATGCGGTGGTGCTGTTCGACTTCAGCTCCCTGGAGCTGCAAGCCCTGACCGCGCGGGTCGGAAAGAAGGGCGAGCTCAGCGGTAGCGGCGATCTCAATCTGTTTTCCCCTACGGATGGGCCACAACCGAGGCAGCTCAGCCTCACCTTCAAGCAAGTTCCGTTCAAGCTCGCGCGCATGGCCGCCGTTGCCGACGGGACCGTGGAGATTGGTGGCAGCTTGCTGCGCCCTGTTCTTGGCGGTGAGCTGGCCTTGAGCCATGGGGCGCTGAATGTCCAGCCCGGTGAGCTCGCCACAGAAGAAGCACCGAGCAAAGCCACCTCTCTCCCTGCCCTACTGGAGTCCAAGTGGGACTTCAGCAAGCCCCTGTTGGTCATGGGACGTCAGCTGGAAAGCTCCAGCAGCCAAGACCTCCGGGCGGCACTTCCCAACCTGGGCTTGGTGAGCTTTGAGCGATTCAGGCTGCGCTTCGGCCGGGATCTCCGCGTTGAAGTTCCCAACGTCTTGAACTTCGGTGCCGGCGGCTTTTTGACGTTGAACGGTCCCCTGGATCCCGACATTCAGATCAGTGGGGTGGTTCGGCTGCTGCGGGGTCGTTTGGGACTGTTCACCACCACCTTCAGCCTGGACCCCGATGCTCCCAACGTGGCCGTTTTCACTCCGAGTCTGGGTCTGATTCCCTACGTGGACATCGTCCTACGCACACGGGTGTCAGACACCCTCTCGGCCTTTGGTGATGGAAACCGCTCAACCATTTACGACTGGAACACCTACGGATCCTTTAGCAACTCCTCCTTGACCCCGAACAGCTTCGATCAGCTGCAACTGGTGCGGGTGCGGCTCGAGGTCACCGGCCCAGCCGATCAATTGATGGACAACATTCGTCTGACCAGCACACCGCCTTTGCCGGAAGATCGACTCTTGGCCTTGATCGGTGGCAATTCGCTGGTGGGGCTGGCTGGGGGGAATGCCGGAGCGGCCGTGGCCACGGTGGTGGGGCAGTCGCTGCTTTCTCCCCTGGTGGGAAGCCTGACGGAACTCCTTGGCCAGCGCCTCACCTTTGCGATTTACCCGGCCTATGTCTTGCCCACGAACTACGACGTGGATTCCAACCGCTCAGGTCAGGTGCCATCGCAACTGGTCCCCGTCACCGATATCGGCTTGGATGTGACTGAGCGCTTCAACGCCTCCGTGCTGGCTGCTCCGAACCGCAGTGACATCCCTCCGCAATTGACCCTTGGCTATCAGGCCAAGCCATGGCTTGGACTGCAGACCTCAATTGATGCGGAGGCCCGTTGGCAGACCCAGATGCAGGTCTTCTTCCGTTTCTAG
- the folB gene encoding dihydroneopterin aldolase has protein sequence MSGSDRILVRDLRLWAHVGVLPHERATGQWFELDIHLGWDLSAAAASDDVGETLDYSRAIQALQRQATQLRCQTLEHWSELILDLLEDLYGPVPMAIELRKCQAPVPGFGGQVGVRRSRHQSP, from the coding sequence GTGAGTGGCTCCGACCGGATCCTGGTGCGTGACCTGCGCCTCTGGGCGCACGTAGGTGTTCTTCCCCACGAGCGTGCAACAGGTCAGTGGTTCGAACTCGATATCCACCTCGGTTGGGATCTCAGCGCCGCTGCTGCCAGCGATGACGTGGGAGAAACCCTGGATTACAGCCGCGCCATTCAGGCCCTGCAGCGCCAGGCCACCCAGTTGCGCTGTCAGACCTTGGAGCACTGGAGTGAGTTGATCCTGGATTTGCTTGAGGACCTCTACGGTCCGGTGCCGATGGCCATTGAACTGCGCAAATGCCAGGCTCCAGTGCCTGGATTTGGCGGCCAGGTGGGCGTGCGGCGCAGCCGTCACCAATCGCCCTGA